The genomic window GTAATCTAATTAATAGAATTGTAAGAATTTGTGGATTGAGAAGTTTTTAAATCaccaattaaagaaaaatataagttATTCTTGCAGGTAGATGTAATTAGCCGTTTGGTAACCTAACTAGTGTTATTGATGAGTACTAATATCTCGGTATTTGCACCTTGCAGGAGCCCACGTTGTACACAGTGAAAGGCATGGCCATCCTTGATAATGATGGCAACAGAATCCTGGCAAAATACTATGACAAGAATGTCTTCCCGACAGCAAAGGAACAGAAGGCATTTGAGAAGAACCTGTTCAGCAAAACCCACCGAGCAAATGCAGAGATCATCATGCTGGATGGATTGACATGCGTGTACAGGAGCAACGTCGATTTGTTTTTTTATGTCATGGGCAGTTCACATGAGAATGAGGTTTGTGTCAAGTCTTGAGTTCTATAGTGCATTTATCTTTCAGTACAAATTGTATCTAAGTTCAGCAGAACCATCTAGGATATTGTAAATGTTGGATAGTTATGGGAAAAATACAACCAAACGTACTCAAAGAAAAGTAGCTACTTAAATTTGCCATCTATGTTTGTCACCTGCCAATTCCATCATGTCACATTGTTACTGAACATGTCATTGTGTACAGTTCCAGGAAACATACACTTGCTGCACAGACATTTGACTATTGTGTGCACAACTAAAGAAATAAATCTGTCTGTAATTTGCACTGGGCGTGACATGCTGAAGATCAAAGTTGTGTCCTAGGTAGCGTTTCGCCATCGCCCCTGCATTTCCCTTATCTCCCTTCTATCTACTGTGCCCCTTCATCCTTCACTGGTTTTTTTTCTCCTTCCCTTTTATGGATTAGCACATGCGTACTGTCATATTTGCCCATAAAGGGCTGTGTTAAGTATTGTTCCAACTTCTTTGGATTCAGATTTTTACCTGATATCGAGTCTTGTGTGGGCCCTGAGGTCGTGTTGAGATAAGTCATGGCAGTGCCTTAAGTCAAATTTAGTTTGCAGTCTGACAAGTGATGGACATGCGGGTAATGTAAGCGTTAATGTGTTTGTCTCTTGTCTAAATTTAGTTTTGCTTCTACTTTCCAAATTTCAGTTTGGCTTAGTGTTGTTTTGTGCACATGTGGCTGTTACTTAATGTAACTTACCTGCATTCTTTTTGCCATGGCAAGCATGGGCGCGTGTCGGGGTTGCCCTCACGTGCTTGGAATTGCAGTTTAGCATTGCTTGGTTCACTTAAACAGCTAACTAAGTTAACTCCAGATCATACTTTGTTGATTCCCGCTGTGATAGCTATTTTCATAGTGTATCTTACGTACCTAATACTAATTTCCTCCCTGGTTGATGTGTGCACGCACATCATATATTCTCTGTAGTACACATGTTTCAAAATGCATATCTATTGGTTTTAAGGTAATTTGTTAATGTTTGGAGTAGGTATAATTTTCATTGAGGGGCAAACACCTAACATTTTTTTCGTTGAGCAAGTACTGAaattctatttatattttaggtTATTCACTTGATGCATaattataacagttttttttttacactcttaACCCATGTAACTGAGTTTATGTCACATTACAACGTAATAGTTTTGTTTACCACCGCCCTTgttttgatgaaataattatttgtataccAGTTCACTCAAACTTATAATACTggttattttcaattatttacacattaaaacATCTCTTTGTTTCACATACCAGAACGTGGTTTCTTTGTTGCAATGATTAATCATATTTTGTGTCTGACCTCAGCAAAATTAGTAACCGACTGGTTTCATAGTAGACCCAGCATGTTTCAAATTCCCTTgcaaatgtatatttttcattataaattatttgtacATTGTAGCTATCTGATTACTGTGCATAGCTTCTTTATACTACTAGATATATATTAAATTGTTTCTCTAAAGACAAATTTTACCATAGCCACATTAAAATCTGTGTAACTAAACTTTGTGTTAAGTTATACCATGGTTTTGAGCTTCGCTTAAAGGTTTTCATTTCAGCTTTAAGTTGCACCCATGATTTTAAGCGTAGCTCAAAGGTTTTCATTTCACCAGACATTTCTCGCATGCCACTAATCTCATGTAACACCTAGatcaaatttttttgaagttcgGTAGAAACTCATTTACAAGGCAGCAGTGGTGCTTTATTGtaattatgttaatattttagtttctttaatattttttttcttaatatttgttGTTATTTAGTTTTATGATCAAttaggttttcacacaaaaatataCAGCATATTTGTCTGCAATCTCTAACCAGTGTAGTGAGAATGAATGGAAATAGACACATACATAGTTTCCCCGACATGGATGTaatggggctgacactcacaggagccggctgccctacccgtTATGGCCAGCCTGGATATGAGATAGGGTATTAATTGATGGGAGAAacgggagtaccctgagaaaacccacaggccacggcAACATTcgtcacgtttcccacttgcgaaaatctGGGATTGATCCCTTTGGTGAGAGGCGAGTGCTCTAAGCATCCAACCACCACGCCTCACAATCAGCATAGTGATtgtgagaaatttgagaaaattctatcagtaattatattttaaattaaaagaaaaggaaagatttttttttctattttgttctCTTATTAATTGTAATAAGTTATCTTATCTGAAGCAATTTGCTTAGCCTTTCCATGCAATAATATTTAAGGCCCAAACAAGGTTATGTTTACATTTGGTTATTTGTGCTGAATAAAATCTTAAGACCTAGCAAAACTTGCGATAAATTTATTTGCGGTGTGTTTAAATGTATCTGGaaaatttatatgtttttgaTACTACAATATCTAAATTTTATATCTATAGTTAAATTTGGTCAAAGGgtaaaaatcatgttttcaaaTACAATGTTATGGCAAAATTCCAAAAGACTTGTAAGCTCCTTCGTGATCACATTGCGTGCCTAGTAAGGCATAATGTGTTGCTGTGTTGTCAAAAAttgttgtttgtatttactgtttttttgttTCGATGGCTTGGGTCCAAAATAAAGATTTAAATTAATCTTCCTAATAGCAAGTATCATTTCAAGGAAAGTATTTTGTACATGTTGTTGCAGCTCATACTGATGAGTGTGCTGAACTGTTTGTACGACTCTGTCAGCCACATCCTGCGGAAGAACGTGGAGAAGAGAGTTGTTTTGGAGAACTTGGACATTGTGATGCTCGCCATGGACGAAATTTGCGATGGAGGGTGAGGCTTCtttattcattaattttgttGAGTTTACGTTGTTTATATCTGTCAGTAGAACCATAGTTATTTTGCAGATTCTTTAACTCCAGGCTAGATGACTGGCTAACATTGCTCCTTAATTATTACCGCTGAGGCCACACGGAAAGCTACGTGATTTTCGCTGTGTATGCCGTGGGATTCAACTGATGATAATATTCTGTTGGCTGTCatagtatgtaaatgtaaaaataattggaTTCATTAAGTTAatctaaaaaagaaaataattttaagaatttcaTTGTTTGACGAAGCTGTTTTTTGTGAGGACAAAAACCAATTTATGGataatttcagaataaatacaacttgGGTTACATAGCATTACCTTGAAATAAAATCCCCGGCATTGTCCTGCAAATCCtggccttctatattcttccatcgatttattccataaatatGGATATTTTCATAATCTTTCATTGAACTTTTCCATCATCATGACTATTTACAGCGTCATACTGAGAGaaacaaaactttataaaaagCAAACTCGAAAGCTCAGCCCAGTCCCGcacgaaaacaaatatttttggttatcTGCACACGCGCAAAGTCAGCGACATTTAGAAAAAAAGCAGAGAACCAAACACTCTGCAACGTCACCAGGACCATCAACATAGCAAACTTAACGAACAAagttttgtgtggccagtgacatacgagatgcagctggctatattttactcagGTGTctgaacatagcgagcatagcagcctgtgtggccgtagcttaagTTTTCAGTCAGCTTCGATAAGTAGCTTTGGAataagtttttgaagtgaaacttctaatgtgaattccaacaaggttgcgttaaacatttaacgctcctggggagggggaatagaaagagacagagcgagagtgaatgcgtgtttcatagacacacaaatagtgagtgtgtgtcatttctctatgtccacgaggtctcgccgcgtcaattttctcctcggggcgaacccgtccgcttaattaaacgaacagcttttatcgttgaatgatttcatgatttattttagtttgatttgatacaatatgatttcactaaaaatcaatttctaccccttcctattttcatttccacattactaAGTTTcgcttcttccgcgcggagggactccacgcactattttattttactaccAATAATGTGCAAagcaaaattagttttttttttttttgtaatccctGAAAATCAGATCACGTGGAAGAAGTTGCTTTGCTGATCTGTGCACGTGTGCATGTTTGGTTGTCAGCATCATCATGGAGGCAGACTCGACAGCGGTGGTCCAGCGAGTGGCTCTCCGGCCCGACGACCTGCCTCTTGGGGAGCAGACCGTGGCGCAAGTGAGCATTTTCTTAAATGGAGCTCAAAcccacacactctcacacaccagtagcgtagccaggatttgtgtgtggggggggggggggggttaagaagcatgttCCCCCCCCACCTCCCttttaaagcggtgggtccgggggtcctcccccggaaaaattttgattttaaggtgtaaaatagtgctatttgagcagttttcggtacttaactttaaatattgtaatggtaaaaatattattaattttttaataaaaaaattgtttgagtgatgaagtcaGAAATTAAttgaagatattttaatcaatccgagtgccttgtccacgtccactcaaaataataaatcatgctcgaagctcgacaatacaaaaaaaaaagaaagaataaaaatggttgggtttcggccaCTCTTCCTTCTCGAATTTGAAATTTCCAATCTTTTCACATACAACAGATAACATCATGTGTAATAAGATTTAACATTTCTGAACCTTTCCTTCAAGTGCAATGCAGATAATGCTACCATAATTTTAaggatggtatatattttttgctgACAAGTTTTTCTCGGTTGCATGGTTGCAAAGTTCTACACCTCAGTCTCGCATGCCATGATGGAGATTTCATTTTAGTGTCATTTCTATCATTGGAGgtattttcctgtaaattaatCACGATAGCTCTCTTGATTTTGCATCAaattttttcaacatatatttactaaatatcatctaataacagtaaaaaaaaagtaattcaagAGTTCATTGTTACTATAATCACTTTAtgcataatataataatataatatttttgtgacCTTTTGCAGCTCTGGTGCTAAATTCGTGACCCAACAAAAAATGTGAGGAAGCTATCAGAATAGATTTATAGGAAAATATCTTAGTTAATATTAatgacaagaacagtaaataaccAATTCTGTATGTATGACAGCCTTTAATTGGTCCTTTACATAGATTGTACAAGTGCTGGAAaaagcattatatatattcagcattgaaaactaaatattttatagcaGCCTGTTTGTATAGTTTTGCAATGACCACAGCAATGATCTCTCATTtcgaacatattttatttatataaaaactgtTTTCATTATCTTGCTATGAACGAGTTCTTTGGATCTAGACTGTAGGGTTTCATGGCCAGTATTTCTTAACTACAGTTTTTTATCACATAATCTTCGCACCGTTATTTTAGGAAGTCAAAATATGGAGAGAAAAATTTCTGACACAAATGTCTCATGTTTTTTGTCCTGGTCTTAGATTCTGAGCGCTTTGTGTACGTAGTAAACATGACGGGATAAAACACAGTGAAACAGCAATCAGTTTTCAAATTGCTGTCAGGCAGCTtggtagttataatgggaaaGTACAGTAATTACAATACTTGTTTAAGATTTACTTACACAAAATGATTCCCTGTCTAATATGTTTCGGTCCCATTATTTTCTCAATAAGACatactttatttttttccatgtaagatgttgcccataaacttcttttcccgtataaaacaatctgttttaaagttgaaatctattGTTTATTCGGTTATTACCGCTCAACGTTATAAACTTTATCTTTTCGTCTTTGTTGCGCGCTGTGTACTGCTTattaaaatgtagccagcgctactTGCCATCATtcagtttggttatgttgattcctgtATAGTGTGCGCGCATTAGTTgaatatcgatatcgatagctcgccaattgcatgcaacaCGCATGCTctgtgccgagttaactacatttgatagcctgcacttTTTTGTGGTAAGTGCGTACTACAATGATAGTTATGGCTCATATTCGGGTCACAGTtttagtttttctatttaaaattgaacaaaataggtatgtttttgttgcatgacattgatttaaattgtttggcgtgcttttgtataccctactttttaaataaatgtagatATTTAAATACATGAAGAGGTTTCGTTTTTATGAACAACTGtacctaaaaaaaaaccttttttcacATAAAAGTTGCACCCCTAtttttcaaatttgattttagaataaaatgtgtgaagATTATGGGTTAATACACGGTACTTCTTTGCTTCTGGATCAAGGCCACGTGTGTGTAGTTGATTGTTTGCTCGGTGTTTTGGCGTGCTATGTTGCAGCCATCTTTAAGGgtgattgacaaaaaaaaatacaggattCACCTCAGAAGGTTTTTATGAAAATTGCTGTGATTCTGCAACTTAAGGACCTCGCCTACCCGGATACACACACTGTGCAGatcttcagggaaaaaaaaacacaatttgaaaactactcaagatatctgcgttgcgtttgtttacgaaaagcatttaagaatttacTGAGGGCcttaaaagtacttttgatttttgattaattttttaaactgtatttttagaagagttaaaaggcATGGCTTAAAGGCAtgtattcagagtaatttttaggcataaaacaaccgtaaagattcttgaaagcacttacgggacttgcaATACTCCATTACCTTCATTCTATGCCATATGATGTTATGGTCActgctcagatttcacagttgtcctatgcatgaTGAGAAGACTATGtgtcagttcacagccttgcgcttagaggtgagaCTGTGATAGAAGCATctgcgagtgtcgcacttatcatcccgccttcacccctgactagacgggccccttaGTTGATCaaacaaaaatgatttaaaaaaataatttctgaatgCAATTGAAATTAAGCTTGTTAGCAGGTGGGACCCAAGCACATACAAACAAATTGTGTGgaaaaagttatatttaccatTGTGCATCTAAAGTACTTCCCAATACTGGTATATACCTTTAAAGTTGGATCAAAATATTTGGTTTATTGCAAATGATAGACAAAGTATTTAAAGTGGAACACTTAGCAACTGTATAATGTTAATCCAACAAATTTCCACACCAGCTGCTAACCTTGTTTTtgtcataaattaattcaattgaaataattgggggtaataCCCTCATTTCCCATCAATTTTGTGACACGTTGTAATCCCCCAACCGCACACAATTATTTCTGCGCAAACATTTTATAACAGTGAATAGTTTTGCAGTGTTGTAGAAATGTGATCAACTAAACTTTATCCAGATTATTAGTGTTCCACTTTcaatactttatctattatttGCTCCAGCTTTATTTAAAGCC from Bacillus rossius redtenbacheri isolate Brsri chromosome 1, Brsri_v3, whole genome shotgun sequence includes these protein-coding regions:
- the LOC134528277 gene encoding coatomer subunit zeta-1 isoform X2, translated to MVMEGLLLEPTLYTVKGMAILDNDGNRILAKYYDKNVFPTAKEQKAFEKNLFSKTHRANAEIIMLDGLTCVYRSNVDLFFYVMGSSHENELILMSVLNCLYDSVSHILRKNVEKRVVLENLDIVMLAMDEICDGGIIMEADSTAVVQRVALRPDDLPLGEQTVAQVLQSAKEQLKWSLLK
- the LOC134528277 gene encoding coatomer subunit zeta-1 isoform X1 → MVMEGLLLEPTLYTVKGMAILDNDGNRILAKYYDKNVFPTAKEQKAFEKNLFSKTHRANAEIIMLDGLTCVYRSNVDLFFYVMGSSHENELILMSVLNCLYDSVSHILRKNVEKRVVLENLDIVMLAMDEICDGGIIMEADSTAVVQRVALRPDDLPLGEQTVAQVSIFLNGAQTHTLSHTSSVARICVWGGGGG